One window of the Nicotiana tabacum cultivar K326 chromosome 4, ASM71507v2, whole genome shotgun sequence genome contains the following:
- the LOC107804095 gene encoding putative F-box protein At5g41500 — MVQILLRLHVKSLLCFRSVCKSWYNFLKSPHFIKLHLTHQISRPASVLIVYNRDNYGCFPDLSLLHLHPIYFTNPLPLPFAIEAKDYLNFEFCYNGLICLMKDIYTSPEVILWNPATRKYKCINVPSECSRFTYLKLGYVQQSNDYKLLKVPFEPRSSDEASKMAWVYTLSSGSWKTVPFTILSLTVAWGPQISLDGCVYWLATSAVECIICFDLIKDEFKLVDVPDDRGFEREYVRRRLIVLRGSLAMMVSVEDGSRDTEVWVLMNKSGIKQYSWTKKFIIEPFSKEAIPLGIWNDDKLLVVVLQTRALKQVYTYDLVTKKIDYFHVPKEEEFASFMSVRGRYFESLELEDGYGKY, encoded by the coding sequence ATGGTGCAGATACTCTTAAGACTTCATGTGAAGTCGCTGCTCTGCTTTAGGTCTGTCTGCAAATCATGGTACAATTTCCTCAAGAGCCCTCATTTCATTAAGCTGCACCTCACCCATCAAATTTCACGTCCCGCTTCTGTCCTTATTGTTTACAACAGAGATAATTATGGCTGCTTCCCTGACCTCTCTTTGCTCCATCTTCATCCAATATATTTTACTAACCCATTGCCTTTACCTTTTGCTATTGAGGCTAAGGACTATTTAAACTTTGAGTTTTGCTACAATGGTCTAATATGTTTGATGAAGGATATCTATACGTCACCAGAAGTCATCCTGTGGAATCCTGCTACTCGGAAGTATAAGTGCATCAATGTACCTTCTGAGTGCTCTAGATTTACGTATCTAAAACTCGGTTATGTTCAACAAAGCAATGACTATAAACTTTTGAAAGTCCCTTTTGAGCCACGGAGTAGTGATGAAGCATCAAAAATGGCTTGGGTTTATACCCTGAGTTCAGGTTCATGGAAAACTGTACCATTCACCATTCTTAGCCTAACTGTTGCATGGGGACCTCAGATTTCGCTGGATGGTTGTGTGTATTGGCTGGCTACTTCAGCGGTGGAATGTATTATCTGCTTTGATTTGATTAAGGACGAATTCAAACTTGTAGACGTTCCTGATGATCGTGGATTTGAACGTGAATATGTTCGTAGAAGGCTTATAGTTTTAAGGGGATCTCTTGCCATGATGGTCTCCGTTGAGGATGGTTCTAGGGATACTGAGGTATGGGTACTGATGAATAAAAGTGGCATTAAACAATACTCTTGGACTAAGAAATTCATTATAGAACCTTTCTCCAAAGAGGCAATCCCTTTGGGAATCTGGAATGATGATAAGCTTCTTGTAGTAGTTTTACAAACTCGTGCTCTCAAACAAGTCTACACTTACGATCTGGTTACAAAAAAGATAGACTATTTTCATGTGCCAAAGGAAGAAGAGTTTGCTTCGTTTATGTCAGTGCGTGGGCGCTATTTCGAGAGCTTGGAACTTGAAGATGGATATGGGAAATACTGA
- the LOC107804096 gene encoding E3 ubiquitin-protein ligase SIS3-like codes for MIRVPDWTFEATGPEMRGMGQDAASYHPGIYMSQAQALIQELPMFMMKAVPTDCSECPICLEEFNVGNEFFGKYPCCFSMVFEIPTF; via the exons ATGATCAGAGTGCCAGATTGGACATTTGAAGCTACTGGCCCGGAGATGAGAGGGATGGGCCAAGATGCTGCTTCATACCATCCAGGAATTTATATGAGCCAAGCTCAG GCACTCATTCAAGAACTTCCAATGTTCATGATGAAGGCTGTTCCAACTGACTGCAGTGAGTGCCCTATCTGTTTGGAAGAGTTTAATGTGGGAAAtgag TTCTTTGGCAAATATCCATGTTGTTTCAGCATGGTATTTGAGATCCCAACCTTCTAG